The sequence below is a genomic window from Eubalaena glacialis isolate mEubGla1 chromosome 13, mEubGla1.1.hap2.+ XY, whole genome shotgun sequence.
TCCTGGGGATGAGCAAAGTGAAAGCAAACTTCCCTGACTCCCCGGCATCGCCTTGGGTCTGGAGAAGGGTGGGCACTGTGACTTGTAAGACTCATGGTTATAAGTCCCTTCCCTAGAGAGATGCCCCAGAATCCAAGATAACTGTGAATTCAAAGAAAGGGATGAATGTTCGAAGGACAAAAAATGTCCAAGACATGAGAAGTGTTGCTTCTTCAGCTGCGGAAGAAAATGCTTAAACCTCCAACAAGGTAAGGTTGAGAGTCTCAGAGTAACCAACCCCTCTCCCCATACCCTCAACTTCTGCCCCTCTGTGCTGGCATTGTCCCTGGTTCACTAAGGGCTGGTCTCTGAGCAAGATTGCTGGACTTGGGAAACTTGAAATTCAGATTGATCACCGCCCCTAATATGATGTATGACATTAGGGAGTATCTTCATCTtgtttgggcctcagtttccttgaacAAAAGATAGGTGTAGGGCTGGGATTGAACCAGATAGCCTCTTGGCTCCTTTTcactcttattattattttttttcttttttttttcactcctatGATTTTCTTAGTCCCCAGGGGGCCATTGCTGGCCCATCATATATCAACATTGTTGCTGCAAGTGATAATTaagatatttgtatttctaacaaatgCAAAAAATAGCTTTTTGCTCCAGATTGACTGCCTCTCTGCCTATACAAATCCAACTTAGCACTAGGAAAGCTTCCCTGACCACTCCAGACCAGAGGGTTCGTCCTTTGCTGATGCAATCTTAACTCCATGCCCATCTCCCTGGGCTCCAAAAAGACTAtcaaagatacttttttttttttttaattgtagttatttacaatgtttcaggtgtacaacaaattgatatatatatatatatatatatatataatctttttcagtttcttttctattataggtcattacaagatattgaatatagttatatatgtgctatgcagtaagtccttgttgtttatctattttatatacagtagggtgtatctgtgaatcccaaactcctaatttatccctccccctcctttcccttttggtgaccataagtttgtattccatgtctgtgaatctattaaGACTATCAAagattttttattcattcagttaaGTATTTGTCGATTGTCTCTGAGACCCATAATAGGATTTGACGAGTGTGGTCAGGGAGGTTGAGGAAATCTTCCTTGAGAAAGCAGACCTGGAGTTGAGTTCCGAAGGATGTAGCAAATTTCgggaaaaaatgggtggaagggcTTTCCAGGCACAGGGAACGTACGTGTACAAAGGCTCGATGGTAGGGCCTAGGGACGCCAGAGAGCAAGAGCAAATATGAGCATGGTGCGAGGAAAAATGATTCTTGGTAGGTAGGGCCTGATGGGCGAGGGTCTCACCTTGATCTTAAGATCAGTGGACATTCATTGAGGCAGGTGGGGACATGGTGTGGCTTTTAGTATGCCAACAGAGCAGGAATGGAGTGGCTTAAAGGACTTCAGGATGAAAGAAAATGGTAACTTGGACTAGATAGGTAGCTGAGGGGATGGAGAAGAGTAGGATATGTTTGAGAGGCATTTAGGAGGTGAAGTAAACAGGACTTGACAATGGAGCAGAGTAGACAGGCAGGAGGATAGTAAGTTGTTCATTTGCCTATCATTGAGGAATTCTGAATCCAGACTTCCTGAGTTCAAATCTTAGCTCCAGCTTGTACCAGCCTATTTATCTTGGGCAAATTAACAACTTTCCCTTGCGATGCCTCATATAACAAAAAGACTAATGTCAAAGGTTATTTGAAAGATCAAATATGTTGATGCACGTGAAGTGCTCAGAgcaatgcctggcatgtaatagCCACGTGATACATATTAGCTCACATTATTCATCGCCCATGACTGGGAGCTCCTATATAACAGAGGCCGTgccttttctttgtctctttaagcatctagcacatagtaggtgctcaatgaataacTTATTCAGTTCAGTCAGGatgtattttgttttatcctCAACATTTGCAAAATCCTATACTGTGTCCGATCACCTGCTGGGAATGGGGTTCCAAGATGAAATCAGACACAATCCCCGCTCACTAGAAGCTCACAACATCACAGATGAGACCAAAGATGTAAACAAATGACAAACATGCACACAAGACTCAGAAGCACGGTAGAAAAATGCAGGATTGATTTAGGCACTTGTGAGGGTGTGGTGTGTAGAATGGAGTCCGAGACACCACAGTGGAGTTGATGTCCGGGAAAGGTTTTGAAGGGAGAATAAGAGTGTCACTAATGAACAACAGAGGGGTGGCAGAGGGAATGTGGAGCCAATGGTGTGGAGGTGTGGGGTGGCATGGTGGGTTGAAGATTGTGGGAGCTTGTAGCTCAGAAGGGGACTGTGGTAGGGGAGGAGGCCAGAGCCCCAAATAGGAGCGATCATGAAGGGTCTGTGGGTCATGGAAGACTTGGTCATGAAGTCAAGGTCTTAGCTGTGTAATAACATGATCAGCTTTGTCTCAGATCTACCAGGTCCTTCTCTCTGGTGGGCGATATGAAGGATTGATTGGAACAGCCAAGGATTGAGGCAGGAAGATCAGTTTGAAGCTAACTCAACAGCCCAGGCATGAGCCACTGAGACTTAAGTTAAAGAGAGGGGCAGACAGGTGAGCTATGAGAAGGTAAAAATCAGCAGGACTTAACTATTTAGCTGTGGGGATTGACCCTTGTGGAACTTATAGTTTAGTTAGcacctgtattagtttgctagggctgctgtaacaaagcaccacaaactgggtggcttaaacaacagaaatatattgtctcacagttctgcaggctagaagtccaaggtcaagtgTTGGTAAGGTTGGTTCTTTGTCAGGtggtgagggagaatctgttccatgcctctcccctAACTTCTGGTAGTTTACTGGCAATCTTGGGCGCTCCCTGCTttggagatctctctctctctctttttttaaaatttattttatttttggcttgcgttgggtcttcgttgctgcgtgcgggctttctctaggtgcggcgagctggggccactcttctttgccgtgcatgggcttctcattgcggtggcttctcttgttgcagagcacggactctaggctcgcgggcttcagtagttgtggctcacgggctctagagctcaggctcagtagttgtggtgcacgggcttagctgctccgcggcatgtgggatcttcctggaccagggctcaaacccgtgtcgcctgcgttggcaggtggattcttaatcactgcaccaccagggaagccctggaaatcTCTTATCTTCACGTTCACATGGTGTCCTCTCTGGGTTTGGGTGTCTGTGTCTGAAtttaccctttttattttttattatgttttaaaatttttactggagtatagttgatttacaatgttgtgttaatttctcatGTACGGTAAAGTGaaacagttttacatatacatatatccactattttttagcttctttttccatataggtcattacagaatagtgagtagatttccctgtgctatacagtaggtccttattagttatctatttgactttatcctttttaaaggacaccagtcatattggattaggggcccaccccattccagtatgacctcatcttaactaattacatctgccacAATTCTATTTCCAAATAGGGTCCCATTCTGAggcactgagggttaggacttcaacatatgaacttgagGGGGAGGGGGACTCAACCCATAACAAGACAGAAGCTAACTGCAGGAAAAAAAGGGGCTTGACCATTTGAAAAACTACCCCCTGCCTTCCCTGCATGGACTTGCCTTTGGCTCTGATCCCATATTCTCTTTCCTTGGCATGGTTTGGAGGGCAGAGTAAGTGGCTTATAATTTGGCATTTTCAAGGCACTCCATATCTTTTATCCATTCAGgatgtatttattgagcagctactctccgccaggcactgtgctaggagctGCACATTCAGATACAATCAAGGAACTCACAACTTAGAGGGCCACAAGGGTGGTCTTACTTGCACCTCAGGACAGCCCTGTGCAACAAGCAGGGTGGGATTttgcattcccattttacagaaggggaagTCAAGGACAAGACGGGTAACGTGGGAGGTTGATGTGCACACACCAAATTAGGAACAGAGCCATGAAACCAGAGGCTCCTCACTCTCAGGGGAGACACTGAGTCCAGTGaccagaagggaagggggagacTGATGTTCCCTGGGGATGCAGACACCCAAACAGCTCCACTTCGGGGTTTCCCTGCAAATGTGCAAATACATCAGTGGAGCTAGGCTCCCGAGATGTGAAAAGGTGAAAGGAGCCTGTTCAGTTTCATCTGGACAATaaaggttgctttttttttttttttttttggcatgggcACTCTAAATTCTCAACTCTGGGGTCTCCCTGCAGACATATGCAGTATGCCCAAAGAACCTGGCCCCTGCCTGGCATTTCTCCCTCGTTGGTGGTATGATAAGACAACTAATACCTGCTCCAGCTTCATCTATGGCGgctgcaaaggaaacaataacaacttCCAATCCCAAGCCATATGCCAGAGCACCTGTCCCCCAAAAAGGTGAGTCCCAGGGGCTCCAGTCTCCCATCCTCGCCAGGGCCACACTGGGGGGTCTGGGTGTTGCTTGGTCCATTCTGGGATGGTTACATCCTTGACAGACGAGGTACTGACAGGACCAGCTCCTATCAGGAGGTGAGAATGCACCTTGCAGAGGGTTGGACAGTGGCTTTCCAGGAACCGAGGTTGGGAAGGGACGTGGTTGTGAATAAATGCTGGCAAGtatgaggggtgggggaggatgcaGACGTGGTGAAATCCCAGAGGCCAGCTTCAGAGAGGTCACAGGACATCCAGCCTAGTGCCAGAAAGGCTGACCAAGCACCCCTTCCAGGCCATCAGTTTCCTGTCACAATACTCTTCACCAGCAGCTCACTCCCATCTACATCCCATTTTTCCTTTAAGGAGATTTAGAGCTTCCCAGAGCAAACCCACTTCCTCTTAATCTCCTGTGAAAAGATGTACAAACATAACTTCAAGATTAGTTCTGAAGATGAGATGAGCCCAAGATGCTCAGCTGGTCCTGTCCTTCATTCTCAACAGGCTCTAATTTCTGAATGCGTAAGGATACCTTGGAGCCACGACCAGGATTTGGCTCAGGACCCAAGGCTCTCTCTGTGTCCCTGACAAACGCTCCAGGCTGGCTTCCACTCCTCCACTCCCAGTGTTCCAGGGCCTTAGCTCTTCCCCAGACCGAACCCTGGgatctctctcccctttctccatCTCAGCCTCTTTTTAGACATAATATCCTTCTGTTTTGATCCCATCTCTATGCTTCCTTCATGTCCAACTTCTAGAACCCCTTGTTTATACCTGTGTAGCTCCCATTCTCCCCAATAAAGCACTCTGTTTAGTCCTGTGCCTCTGAGACTGAATAATTCACATCTGTTGGCACATCACACTTTGCAGAGAGTAACGGGTCATTGAGGTTTCTGGTGACACCATTAAAGGGAGTGAAGACAATCAGAACCTTGAGAGTTGAGAGTTCCATGGATGTCGTTatcttcctctgtttcttcaaaaCATCGTAAGACCCTTTTAAGACAAGGGCCCATGGGTGTTGCTTTAGTTTGGATCCCTTAGAAAACAATCCTAGGAGAAGGGCGTGGGTGGAAGTATaatagtttatttgggagattTCTTAAGAAACACAAGTTGAGGAGTGGGATAAGTGATACAAGGAGGAGAGGAGTTGATTATGAGTTGGTTACCACGGTGGGAAACTGCAGCTTAATCCCACTGGGGACCGTCTAAAGAACCATGTAAAACATGTCTCCAAATTTTCTTCATCCATCTCCAGTGATGGGGAAGCCGAGGTGTTTAGCCATTGATTCCCATCCCCTACTGGATATGTGGGGTTGTTAAATCCCTTACTCTTCCAGACTGTTCTGCCCTCAAGCTGAGCAAGCTTCCCAGGGagccagagaaaactcagagCAGAGAAGTAGAGACTCCGACACTTGAAGTGGGAAGCTATCAGTGTACAccggatattattcagccataaaaaggaatgaagcactaatACATGCTACACTGTGGATGAACCTAAAAGACATtccgctaagtgaaagaagccacacacgaAAGGTCATATACTATAAGATTCCATATACacgaaatatccagaacaggtaaatccataaagataaaaagtagaatagtggttgccaggggctggaataGGCTGGGGGGTGTGTAGAGTGACTGCTATTGGTATGGGTTTTTCTTCAGGGGTGATGAAAACATTTTGCAATTAATAAAGTTGGAAGTTGCACAATATTATGAAGGTACTAAAAAGCCACTGAACTGTTCCTTTAAAgtgattaattttatttgatgTGAATtccacctcaattttaaaaagtggattaggaaaagaaaataatgcacTAGAACTGTCTCCTACAGCTGCAGGTAAAATCAGAGGTGAGCAAAGAGTATGTCCTACTGTTGCTGAAAGCCTTAAATTGGAAAGTTCAACAGAACAATCTTCAGGCCCCACTGCTGCAGCTAGCTCTGAGGTCGtaactgacatttattttttccctcctgCATCACCTATTCCAAATTTCACCCGGTGATAGAAGCTCTCCATTAGCTGTAACATTCTCTCCTGCTTTCAAATCACCACTATCTTGACAGGTACTCTCTGAAGATTTGGTTCAACCTCGAATCAACCTGTCTCCTCCCCCACTCATGGCAATACCTTTACTCTCTGACCTTGATTAAAGAAaaggggtggggcttccctggtggcgcagtggttgagagtctgcctgccaatgcaggggacacgggttcgagccctggtctgggaagatcccacatgccgcggagcaactgggcccgtgagccacaactactgagcctgcgcgtctggagactgtgctccacaacgagaggccgcgacagtgagaggcccgtgcacggcgatgaagagtggccccgctcgccgcaactagagaaagccctcgcacagaaacgaagacccgacacagccataaataaataaataaataaataaatttataaaaaaaaaaaaaaaaaaaaaaaaaagaaaaggggtggcccaaaaagaaggaggagaaagacagaAGGGAGATGAAGGGCAGGGAGAAAGAGACCCAGACAGAGGGAGAcgcaaagaaaaagagacaaagacaggCAGAGTAAAAGAAAGGCactgagagaagaaacaaaaacaaaaacaaaaacagtgtgaGAAAAATAAGCAGACAGAAAAATAGATAGGTCAGGAAAAGAGTAAGattggaaagagagaagagaactaGGATCCTCTTGATCTCCAAACTCCCCCTGGAAAACAGAAGACCCTGGAATTGAATGTACCCTTCTGCTAAGGGGGTCTAGAACCCCCGGACAAGCTTTGCCCTTCTCCCTGGTGGACCAGAAAGCCAGAGAGCCTCGGTGAGCTGAGGATGGGGAGCCCGTCCCCACAAGGGTTGGCGCTGTGGGTGTCAGCTAGTCCCAGTGATGGCCTCTGGGACTTGGTGTTCCCCAGAAGAGGGAGTGTGGCTGGCTTGTCGTCAGTGATGTGTGGTTCCTGGAGTGGAACCACCAGGACAGCCAAAATTCAGAAGCAGGAACTGCTGAGCAGGAGTTCCTGGTTTTGGTGCCACCAGCCAGGCCAGTCCCTCCTAATATGGGGTTCTCTGGAGTTCTGCCAATCCTGGTACCATTCATCCTCCTGGGGTGTGTCCAGGAATGTGGGCTGGTGGAGGCGTTCTTTCACGGTAAGTACTGGGGACTCGGTCTTCCCAGTGGAGAAATGGAACTTGGCTGGGAGGAAGGAACAAAGAATGTTAAAGATGAGGGATGCTTTCCCCACCTCAGTCTGGGATCCTGGGTGGGAAAGAGGGGAGCTATCTGGAGTCCTTCTTTCAGCCCCTTTCCTCCTGATAAGATGCCCTTGGTGAATGCAGGAACATGAGTCTGTGGCCACTGACTCCCCACCATCATTATGAGAGGAATTCTTCCTGGAAGGGTTTAGACCTGGAGCTCATGAAACAGACTAAGGGAACAGGGAAACTTAAGGGCTTTCCCGTAAGAAAGGCCACTCCCCTTAGCACTACTTTCATCAAAGCTTTCAAAGCTTTCAAATCTTCCCATTGTAGCCCTCCAAAGtctccccacacccacacccgCACCTACAGGGGATCCTTGTCTTTAGGGTAAAGAATGGTCTTTGAAACTCCCCTGAAATGCTGATATTTGAAGACCCGCATAATTAGCAGCTATGATAAACTGAGCCCTCAGACAGCAGGGAAGCCACACATTGCAAGGCCAAATCTTGCTCCACTCCCTAGCAGCCCTGTGAACTTGGCAAGTTCACATAACGTCTCTGTGCTTCAGATGCTTCTGTTTAGAAAATGTGAATGTCGATAGGACTTATCCATAGAGTTGTAATGAGGACTGAGGAGAAAAGAGCAGGTACACCGTAAGCACTTCATCAGTATTagttataatgatgatgatgatgatgtcccAGGCAGCTGGACAATGGCTTTACAAGGTTTGTCACATATAtgaatcctcaaaacaatcctaCAGGCAAATGAAGGAATCGAGGTTCAGAGATGGTTCCTGCCAGACCAAGGGTTGCACAGCATTCGAAAGCCCAGCCGTCTGACTCCAGAAATGGAAAGCTCAACCACTGAGAGCTATAgcatccctgcccccacccaggcAACATCCAAATACTGGAAGGCCAAGGGACCAGAATAGTCCTAGGGGAGAGCATCTTTCTCCCCGGAACCTTATGGGTGGTGGGTTTAGGGATCAGATGTTGAGTTGttatggggctgggggtggggacatcATCGTGAAAATCCTGAGCCCCCTGAAGGTCACTACCTTCTGGGgacaatgaaatgaaaacaagcCTCCCTATTTCTGTGGTGGTGCCCTGGGCCTGAGAAGGGAGGGTTCCAGCCCCTTCAAGGCCCCAGAggagtatatctttccatccctCGGGGATGTGTCCCCGAGTCAGAGTAAGATgtgaaatagaagaaagaaaccTATGTACGAAGAGCAGACAATGTCCAGAGAAGATGAAGTGTTGCAGGTTTAGCtgtggaaaaaaatgtgtaaatgtCAGACAAGGTAACTCACAAATCCCCTGAATTATTCCACAcgctcacccctccccccactttctgCCACCTGCGCTGGCATTGTTAGGCTCCTCCCCTGGAGGCTGATGGCTGGTCTCTGACCAAGAGATTGGGTGCATCTTCAACTTGGCACAAATCCTAGCagtgctgggctggggagggtgtTCAGAGACAtgggttttatttcatttctgcctCTATTTAGGTATGTGATGTaacataatttttcctttaaggGTCTTGGTCTCCCCATCTGCAAGAAAGATGTGAGTATTAGACCATatggtctctctctttttttaaaataattaattaattaatttttttggctgcgtcaggtctaagttgtggcatgcgggatcttcgttgaggcatgcgggatctttcgttgaggcatgtgggctcttcgttgtggggcgtgggctctctctagttgtggtctgtgggttttctctctatagttgtggtgcgcaggctccagggtgcatgggctctgtagtttgaggcgcgcgagctcagtagttgtggcacgggcttagttgccccgcgacatgtgggatcttagttccccgaccagggctcgaacccacgtcccctgcattggaaggtggattctctaccactggaccaccaaggaagtcccaaccATATGGTCTCTTGACTACTCTTCCGTGATCCTCTGAAATGCCAAGTAGCCACTGAAGTCTCATCAAATGCCAGCATGGTGGCAGGTGGCGTGATAGCTATAAAAGACAGGTATATGATTTGTATTTCCTGGCTTTTTTTCAGGCCTCTCTGTCTATAGACATCCGTGACGCCTTCCCTAGCCACCTTTGATCTCCTAtgctctttcctctctgcccATATCATTGAGCTCTAAAGAAGACCATCAagggccattcattcattcattcattcattcaacaaacatttactggtgCCCCTGACACCCATGATGGGCTCCACTTGCTCAGTGTAGCCGGGGAGGACAGGAAAGGCATTCCTGGGAAAGGGATCTATGATTTAAGATCTGAAAGATGGGTAGTAGGTAGGCAAAAATTGGA
It includes:
- the LOC133103397 gene encoding eppin-like, which encodes MESSGLLSILVLSILLVNVRGHGLTDWFFHKRCPRIQDNCEFKERDECSKDKKCPRHEKCCFFSCGRKCLNLQQDICSMPKEPGPCLAFLPRWWYDKTTNTCSSFIYGGCKGNNNNFQSQAICQSTCPPKRL
- the WFDC6 gene encoding WAP four-disulfide core domain protein 6 translates to MGFSGVLPILVPFILLGCVQECGLVEAISFHPSGMCPRVRVRCEIEERNLCTKSRQCPEKMKCCRFSCGKKCVNVRQDYEVLKNSMCIS